The proteins below are encoded in one region of Sulfitobacter sp. SK012:
- a CDS encoding DUF5337 family protein, with protein sequence MAQSDDKLMRDGRRLALVSVVGAFAFIGIEAAGAYFNWPNQTMGLLELGIAAMFLWVFIQAFRLWRVRQSEKDG encoded by the coding sequence GTGGCGCAGAGTGACGATAAACTGATGCGTGACGGACGGCGACTTGCTTTGGTAAGTGTGGTGGGCGCGTTCGCGTTTATTGGTATCGAGGCCGCCGGGGCTTATTTTAATTGGCCCAACCAGACAATGGGCCTGCTGGAACTTGGCATTGCTGCCATGTTTTTGTGGGTCTTTATACAAGCATTCAGGCTGTGGCGGGTTCGCCAGTCTGAGAAAGACGGATGA
- the nuoF gene encoding NADH-quinone oxidoreductase subunit NuoF produces the protein MLQDQDRIFTNIYGMHDRTLKGAQKRGHWDGTAGIIKKGRDWIVDQMKASGLRGRGGAGFPTGLKWSFMPKESDGRPSYLVVNADESEPGTCKDREIMRHDPHTLIEGCLIASFAMNANACYIYIRGEYIREKEALQNAIDEAYEAGLVGKNACKSGWDFDIYLHHGAGAYICGEETALLESLEGKKGMPRMKPPFPAGAGLYGCPTTVNNVESIAVVPTILRRGPEWFSSFGRPNNAGTKLFAISGHVNNPCVVEEAMSISFEELIEKHCGGIRGGWSNLKAVIPGGSSVPMIPGAQMKDAIMDFDYLREQRSGLGTAAVIVMDNNTDVIKAIWRLSKFYKHESCGQCTPCREGTGWMMRVMDRLVTGDAEPEEIDMLLDVTKQVEGHTICALGDAAAWPIQGLIRHFRGDIEDRIKHKRTGRVSAAVAAE, from the coding sequence ATGTTGCAAGACCAGGACCGCATCTTTACCAATATCTACGGCATGCATGACCGCACGCTGAAGGGCGCGCAGAAGCGTGGCCATTGGGATGGCACTGCCGGGATCATCAAAAAGGGCCGCGACTGGATTGTTGACCAGATGAAGGCATCCGGGCTTCGGGGCCGTGGCGGGGCAGGGTTCCCGACGGGTCTGAAATGGTCGTTCATGCCCAAGGAAAGTGACGGACGCCCCAGCTATTTGGTGGTGAATGCGGACGAGTCTGAGCCGGGGACCTGCAAAGACCGCGAGATTATGCGCCATGATCCGCATACTCTGATCGAAGGGTGCCTGATCGCGTCTTTCGCGATGAATGCCAATGCTTGTTACATCTATATTCGCGGCGAATATATTCGCGAAAAAGAAGCCCTGCAGAACGCCATCGACGAAGCATATGAAGCCGGCCTGGTGGGCAAGAATGCCTGTAAGTCAGGTTGGGATTTCGACATCTACCTGCACCACGGCGCGGGCGCGTATATCTGCGGCGAAGAAACTGCGCTGCTCGAAAGCCTTGAGGGCAAAAAGGGCATGCCGCGGATGAAGCCACCGTTCCCGGCGGGCGCTGGTCTTTATGGCTGTCCGACCACGGTGAATAATGTGGAATCGATTGCGGTTGTGCCAACGATCCTGCGGCGCGGGCCGGAGTGGTTTTCGTCGTTTGGACGCCCGAACAACGCTGGCACCAAGCTGTTTGCGATTTCGGGTCATGTGAACAACCCTTGCGTCGTTGAAGAAGCGATGAGCATTTCGTTTGAAGAACTGATCGAGAAACATTGCGGCGGTATTCGTGGCGGCTGGAGTAACCTCAAGGCTGTTATCCCCGGTGGATCGTCCGTTCCGATGATCCCTGGCGCGCAAATGAAAGACGCGATCATGGACTTCGATTACCTGCGCGAGCAGCGGTCGGGTCTGGGTACGGCGGCGGTGATCGTGATGGACAACAACACGGATGTCATCAAAGCGATCTGGCGTTTGTCGAAGTTCTACAAGCACGAAAGCTGTGGCCAATGCACGCCGTGCCGTGAAGGTACCGGTTGGATGATGCGGGTCATGGACCGTTTGGTAACAGGCGATGCGGAGCCTGAGGAAATCGACATGCTTTTGGACGTGACCAAGCAAGTCGAAGGCCACACGATCTGTGCGCTTGGCGATGCGGCAGCTTGGCCGATCCAAGGCCTGATCCGGCATTTCCGCGGCGATATCGAGGATCGTATCAAACACAAGCGGACAGGACGCGTATCTGCAGCGGTTGCAGCAGAGTAA
- a CDS encoding MAPEG family protein, translating into MEQFAAYGPAIVALALWGLLILVLTIYSTFGRTAEARCDCGKPKRDYADPVYRRERAYMNAVETSGPFIATTLAAMLAGGAVFWVNLLAAVFVISRIAMAAIHIGTENQPMRSISFMVGFLVIIALGLIAVFAAL; encoded by the coding sequence ATGGAACAATTCGCAGCCTACGGCCCCGCCATTGTGGCGCTGGCACTTTGGGGACTCTTGATTTTGGTTCTGACAATTTATTCTACGTTTGGCCGCACAGCGGAGGCGCGGTGCGATTGCGGCAAACCCAAGCGGGACTACGCAGACCCAGTGTATCGCCGCGAACGGGCTTATATGAACGCGGTTGAGACATCTGGCCCGTTTATCGCAACCACGCTGGCGGCCATGTTGGCCGGTGGAGCGGTATTCTGGGTAAATCTATTGGCGGCGGTATTTGTGATTTCGCGGATTGCGATGGCTGCCATTCATATCGGCACAGAGAACCAGCCGATGCGTTCCATCAGCTTTATGGTTGGATTTTTAGTGATCATCGCCTTGGGGTTGATCGCGGTTTTTGCGGCGCTTTAA
- a CDS encoding DUF3291 domain-containing protein gives MKDMQLAELNVGRLIAATDDPRVAEFMDNLDKINGLGKRMPGFIWMMEGSGEPGTGNTDAKIEGDPLYVANLSVWRDLAALETFVWDTLHKRFYEKRRAWFEVAAAPHFVMWWVPQGHQPTLQEALARLEHLRDNGDSDHAFGWSYAKQAAELGTE, from the coding sequence ATGAAAGATATGCAACTGGCAGAGCTGAACGTGGGGCGGTTGATCGCTGCGACAGATGATCCGCGTGTTGCGGAATTCATGGACAACCTTGATAAAATTAACGGTTTGGGCAAGCGGATGCCGGGTTTCATCTGGATGATGGAAGGATCAGGGGAGCCGGGGACCGGCAATACGGATGCCAAAATCGAGGGTGATCCGCTCTATGTTGCGAACCTGAGTGTTTGGCGCGATCTTGCCGCGCTTGAGACATTTGTCTGGGACACGCTGCACAAACGCTTCTATGAAAAGCGCAGAGCTTGGTTCGAAGTGGCTGCGGCCCCGCATTTCGTGATGTGGTGGGTGCCGCAGGGCCACCAACCTACGCTCCAAGAAGCACTGGCACGGCTGGAGCATTTGCGCGATAACGGCGATAGCGATCATGCCTTTGGCTGGTCTTATGCAAAGCAGGCAGCGGAACTGGGGACGGAATAA
- a CDS encoding DUF5333 domain-containing protein, producing MRGLLIAFGVMAILANPVAAKPPLRDVPKIDNALLDLGIADIIRKQCPDISARMLKALNYVWGLKAEAGRLGYTDAEIDAYIDSDAEKTRMRARGDEFFKARGVETSDPQSYCALGRAEIQKSSRIGSLLKAK from the coding sequence ATGCGTGGATTACTGATCGCTTTTGGCGTTATGGCGATTTTGGCCAACCCAGTTGCCGCCAAACCGCCCTTGCGCGATGTACCCAAAATTGACAATGCACTGCTTGACTTGGGCATCGCCGACATTATCCGCAAACAGTGTCCGGATATCTCTGCGCGGATGCTTAAGGCGTTGAATTATGTTTGGGGATTAAAGGCTGAGGCCGGCCGTCTTGGCTATACTGACGCGGAAATCGATGCCTACATTGACAGTGACGCGGAAAAAACGCGCATGAGGGCAAGGGGTGACGAATTTTTCAAGGCTAGGGGGGTCGAAACTTCGGACCCGCAAAGCTATTGTGCGCTAGGACGCGCAGAGATTCAAAAATCGAGCCGGATCGGTTCGTTACTGAAGGCAAAGTGA
- the nuoG gene encoding NADH-quinone oxidoreductase subunit NuoG, whose translation MSDIRKIIIDGKEVEAEGAMTLIQACEQAGVEIPRFCYHERLSIAGNCRMCLVEVVGGPPKPAASCAMQVRDLRPGPEGQPPVVKTNSPMVKKAREGVMEFLLINHPLDCPICDQGGECDLQDQAMAYGVDFSRYREPKRATEDLDLGPLVETHMTRCISCTRCVRFTTEVAGIHQMGQTGRGEDAEITAYLGQTLDSNMQGNIIDLCPVGALVSKPYAFTARPWELSKTESIDVMDALGSNIRVDTKGREVMRILPRNHDGVNEEWISDKTRFVWDGLRRQRLDTPYIRENGKLRKASWPEALGAAAAAMKDKKVAGLVGDLTSVEAAYALKTLIEGQGGVVECRTDGAKLPAGNRSGYVGTATIEEIDTAQAIMLIGANPAIEAPVLNARIRKAWSRGANVGVIGPKVDLTYEYNDLGDDPSVMSALLKRDHSDVAEKQSIIIVGQAALRRADGAAVLAEAMALAASTKSTFMVLHTAAGRVGAMDIAAVAENGMDDVTAAEVIYNLGSDEVEIAAGPFVIYQGSHGDRGAHRADIILPGAAYAEEPGLFVNTEGRPQIAQRASFAPGEAKENWAILRALSAEMGATLPFDSLAALRRALIKDVPHLGDVDAVPENEWQAEPKGRLAKGGFDAAIADFYLSNPIARASSLMAELSANAKARRTEQLAAE comes from the coding sequence ATGAGCGACATTCGCAAGATCATCATCGACGGCAAAGAAGTTGAAGCTGAGGGGGCGATGACGCTCATTCAAGCCTGTGAGCAAGCGGGCGTGGAAATTCCGCGCTTTTGCTACCATGAAAGACTATCGATTGCTGGCAATTGTCGTATGTGTCTTGTTGAAGTTGTTGGCGGTCCTCCCAAGCCTGCGGCCTCTTGTGCGATGCAGGTGCGCGATTTGCGCCCCGGTCCCGAAGGCCAGCCTCCCGTTGTGAAAACCAACTCACCTATGGTCAAAAAGGCCCGCGAGGGGGTCATGGAATTCCTGCTGATCAACCACCCATTGGATTGCCCGATTTGCGATCAGGGCGGCGAATGTGATTTGCAAGATCAGGCGATGGCATATGGCGTTGATTTCAGCCGCTACCGCGAGCCCAAGCGCGCAACCGAAGATCTTGATCTGGGGCCGTTGGTCGAGACCCATATGACGCGCTGCATTTCGTGCACGCGCTGTGTGCGCTTTACCACCGAAGTCGCGGGCATTCACCAGATGGGCCAGACGGGCCGGGGTGAAGATGCTGAGATTACGGCCTATTTGGGTCAGACGCTCGATTCGAACATGCAAGGCAACATCATTGATTTGTGCCCCGTGGGTGCGCTTGTTTCTAAGCCCTATGCGTTCACGGCGCGGCCTTGGGAATTGAGCAAGACCGAGAGTATCGACGTGATGGACGCGCTTGGGTCCAACATTCGTGTGGACACCAAGGGGCGCGAAGTCATGCGCATCCTGCCGCGCAACCATGATGGCGTCAACGAGGAATGGATTTCCGACAAGACACGTTTCGTTTGGGACGGTCTGCGCCGCCAACGTTTGGATACGCCTTATATCCGCGAAAACGGTAAGCTGCGCAAAGCAAGCTGGCCTGAGGCGCTGGGTGCTGCAGCGGCAGCGATGAAGGATAAAAAAGTCGCAGGTTTGGTTGGTGATTTAACGTCGGTTGAAGCGGCCTATGCGCTTAAGACCCTCATCGAAGGGCAGGGCGGCGTTGTTGAATGTCGCACGGACGGGGCAAAGCTGCCTGCGGGCAACCGTTCGGGTTATGTCGGGACGGCCACGATCGAAGAAATCGATACGGCTCAGGCGATCATGCTTATTGGGGCCAACCCAGCTATTGAGGCTCCAGTGCTTAATGCGCGCATCCGCAAGGCGTGGTCGCGGGGCGCAAATGTTGGCGTGATCGGTCCAAAGGTGGATCTAACGTATGAATATAACGATCTGGGTGATGATCCATCGGTGATGTCTGCTTTGTTAAAACGCGACCATTCGGACGTTGCTGAAAAGCAATCGATCATCATCGTCGGGCAGGCGGCGTTGCGGCGTGCGGATGGCGCGGCCGTTTTGGCCGAGGCGATGGCATTGGCAGCGAGCACGAAATCGACCTTTATGGTTTTGCATACTGCAGCGGGCCGCGTTGGCGCGATGGATATTGCTGCCGTGGCGGAGAACGGCATGGATGATGTGACTGCAGCAGAGGTGATCTATAACCTCGGGTCTGACGAAGTCGAAATCGCTGCCGGGCCGTTCGTGATCTATCAAGGGAGTCACGGCGACCGAGGCGCGCACCGTGCGGATATCATTCTGCCGGGTGCGGCCTATGCCGAAGAACCCGGTTTGTTTGTGAACACCGAAGGACGCCCGCAGATCGCACAGCGCGCAAGCTTTGCCCCTGGTGAAGCCAAAGAAAACTGGGCAATCCTTCGCGCGCTTTCTGCCGAAATGGGTGCCACGTTGCCGTTTGATTCCCTTGCGGCCCTGCGCCGTGCGTTGATCAAGGACGTCCCGCATTTGGGAGATGTCGACGCGGTGCCCGAAAACGAATGGCAGGCGGAACCTAAGGGCAGGCTGGCCAAAGGCGGCTTTGATGCAGCGATTGCAGATTTCTACCTTAGCAATCCAATCGCGCGCGCATCGAGCCTGATGGCTGAGCTGTCGGCAAACGCAAAGGCGCGCCGCACGGAGCAACTGGCCGCAGAGTGA
- the nuoH gene encoding NADH-quinone oxidoreductase subunit NuoH: MADFFSTPAGIAVLILAQVLAVLAFVMISLLFLVYGDRKIWAAVQLRRGPNVVGTFGLLQTVADALKYVVKEVVIPAGADRTVFLLAPLTSFVLAMIAWAVIPFNDGWVLSDINVAILFVFAVSSLEVYGVIMGGWASNSKYPFLGSLRSAAQMISYEVSLGLIIIGVIISTGSMNFSGIVAAQDGDWGFFNWYWLPHFPMVFLFFISALAETNRPPFDLPEAESELVAGYQVEYSATPFLLFMAGEYIAIFLMCALTTLLFFGGWLSPFPFLPDGVFWMVGKMAFFFFLFAMVKAITPRYRYDQLMRLGWKVFLPFSLFWVVFVAFAAKFDWFWGAYARWGVGG, encoded by the coding sequence ATGGCTGATTTCTTTTCCACTCCTGCGGGCATCGCTGTGCTGATACTAGCGCAAGTGCTCGCTGTGCTGGCTTTCGTTATGATATCCTTGCTGTTTCTGGTTTACGGTGATCGCAAGATCTGGGCCGCGGTCCAGTTGCGCCGGGGTCCAAACGTGGTGGGCACCTTTGGCCTGCTGCAAACTGTGGCCGATGCGCTTAAATATGTCGTCAAAGAGGTTGTGATCCCTGCGGGGGCCGACCGAACCGTATTTTTACTGGCCCCTCTGACGTCGTTTGTTCTGGCGATGATTGCTTGGGCGGTGATCCCGTTCAACGATGGGTGGGTACTGTCAGATATCAACGTGGCGATCCTATTTGTATTCGCGGTGTCCTCCTTGGAGGTCTACGGCGTGATCATGGGCGGCTGGGCGTCGAACTCAAAGTACCCGTTCCTTGGCTCGTTGCGGTCCGCCGCACAGATGATTTCATACGAAGTCTCGCTGGGTTTGATCATCATTGGGGTGATCATCTCGACCGGATCTATGAATTTCAGCGGCATTGTAGCCGCACAAGACGGTGATTGGGGCTTCTTCAACTGGTACTGGCTGCCGCACTTCCCGATGGTTTTCCTGTTTTTTATCTCGGCGCTGGCGGAAACGAACCGCCCTCCGTTTGACCTTCCCGAAGCTGAATCCGAACTGGTGGCGGGCTATCAGGTGGAATATTCCGCGACGCCGTTCTTGTTGTTCATGGCTGGCGAATACATCGCGATCTTCTTGATGTGCGCTCTGACGACACTGCTGTTCTTTGGTGGCTGGTTGTCACCGTTCCCGTTCCTGCCCGATGGCGTGTTCTGGATGGTCGGCAAGATGGCGTTCTTCTTCTTTCTCTTTGCAATGGTAAAGGCGATCACGCCGCGTTACCGCTACGACCAACTGATGCGTCTGGGCTGGAAAGTCTTCCTACCGTTCTCGCTGTTTTGGGTGGTCTTCGTTGCATTCGCAGCAAAATTCGACTGGTTCTGGGGGGCATATGCCCGTTGGGGCGTAGGGGGCTAA
- the nuoI gene encoding NADH-quinone oxidoreductase subunit NuoI, with amino-acid sequence MAQIDYTRHAKYFLLQDFWVGMKLGIKYFFRPKATLNYPHEKGPLSPRFRGEHALRRYPNGEERCIACKLCEAVCPAQAITIDAEPRDDGSRRTTRYDIDMTKCIYCGFCQEACPVDAIVEGPNFEFSTETREELFYDKDKLLENGERWEAEIARNLEMDAPYR; translated from the coding sequence ATGGCACAGATCGATTATACACGGCACGCCAAGTACTTCCTTTTGCAGGATTTCTGGGTCGGCATGAAGCTGGGGATCAAGTATTTCTTCCGGCCCAAGGCGACGTTGAACTATCCGCATGAAAAAGGCCCGCTCAGCCCGCGTTTCCGGGGTGAGCATGCCCTGCGTCGTTATCCCAACGGCGAAGAGCGCTGCATTGCGTGCAAACTTTGCGAAGCCGTTTGTCCCGCGCAGGCCATCACGATTGATGCTGAGCCGCGCGATGATGGATCACGCCGCACCACGCGCTATGACATCGATATGACCAAATGCATCTATTGTGGTTTCTGCCAAGAAGCCTGCCCGGTGGATGCTATTGTTGAAGGCCCGAATTTTGAGTTCTCGACTGAGACCCGCGAAGAGCTGTTTTACGACAAGGACAAGCTTTTGGAAAATGGTGAGCGCTGGGAAGCCGAGATTGCGCGTAACCTTGAGATGGATGCGCCGTACCGATGA
- a CDS encoding carboxymuconolactone decarboxylase family protein: MTDNPFEAMTKQMQEMAKSFPAMDAFSPKGFEAMMGLMPKDMMETFFGNKLNPDGLDAKTRLLLTLAGLTMQGAQNEVVLRQTVRHAVEAGAHKQQIIDTIGQMAAFAGIPAMNRAMQLAQEVLDGDAADEAKDKERDA, encoded by the coding sequence ATGACCGATAACCCCTTTGAAGCAATGACCAAGCAGATGCAGGAAATGGCCAAGTCCTTTCCGGCGATGGATGCGTTTTCGCCCAAGGGTTTTGAGGCGATGATGGGCCTGATGCCCAAGGACATGATGGAAACCTTCTTTGGCAACAAGCTTAACCCTGATGGGTTGGACGCCAAGACGCGGCTGCTTTTGACGTTGGCGGGGCTGACCATGCAAGGCGCACAGAACGAAGTTGTTTTGCGCCAAACTGTGCGCCACGCCGTTGAGGCGGGTGCACACAAGCAACAGATTATTGATACGATTGGCCAAATGGCCGCCTTTGCCGGTATTCCTGCGATGAACCGCGCGATGCAACTGGCCCAAGAAGTGCTGGACGGTGACGCGGCGGATGAAGCCAAAGATAAGGAACGTGACGCATGA
- a CDS encoding NADH-quinone oxidoreductase subunit J, giving the protein MSIFAFYLFAICVITGGLFTVISRNPVHSVLWLILSFLSAAGLFVLLGAEFVAMLLVIVYVGAVAVLFLFVVMMLDVDFAELKAEMARYMPLALLIALVILMQFVMAFGAWEFNAAAEGLRAQVTDMDVTNTAALGLIIYDDYFLLFQLSGLILLVAMIGAIVLTLRHRTDVKRQDVVAQMMRDPAKAMELKDVKPGQGL; this is encoded by the coding sequence ATGAGCATTTTTGCATTCTATCTATTTGCAATCTGCGTGATCACAGGGGGGCTTTTCACCGTGATCAGCCGCAACCCCGTGCATTCCGTGCTTTGGTTAATCCTGTCATTCCTGTCTGCAGCGGGCCTGTTTGTGCTTTTGGGTGCAGAGTTTGTCGCGATGCTCTTGGTCATCGTCTATGTCGGGGCCGTGGCGGTCCTGTTTTTGTTCGTTGTGATGATGCTGGACGTTGATTTCGCCGAATTGAAAGCCGAAATGGCGCGCTACATGCCGCTGGCGCTGTTGATCGCGCTCGTGATTCTCATGCAATTTGTGATGGCCTTTGGCGCTTGGGAATTCAATGCCGCCGCTGAGGGGCTGCGCGCGCAGGTGACGGATATGGATGTCACAAATACCGCCGCGCTTGGGTTAATCATTTATGACGATTACTTTTTGCTTTTCCAGCTGTCGGGCCTGATCCTGCTGGTTGCGATGATCGGTGCAATCGTGCTGACCCTGCGCCACCGCACAGATGTCAAACGCCAGGACGTGGTCGCACAGATGATGCGTGATCCAGCTAAGGCGATGGAATTAAAAGACGTGAAACCGGGGCAGGGGCTGTAG
- the nuoK gene encoding NADH-quinone oxidoreductase subunit NuoK translates to MIGLEHYLTVAATLFVIGIFGLFLNRKNVIILLMSIELMLLAVNINLVAFSSFLGDLVGQVFTLFVLTVAAAEAAIGLAILVCFFRNRGTIAVEDVNVMKG, encoded by the coding sequence ATGATCGGACTTGAACATTACCTGACAGTGGCGGCGACGCTGTTTGTCATCGGCATCTTCGGGCTTTTTCTGAACCGCAAGAACGTGATCATTCTGCTGATGAGCATCGAACTGATGCTCTTGGCGGTGAACATTAATCTTGTCGCATTCTCCAGCTTTCTGGGTGATCTGGTGGGGCAGGTGTTCACGCTGTTTGTCCTCACGGTTGCCGCAGCAGAAGCGGCGATTGGTCTGGCCATTTTGGTCTGTTTCTTCCGTAACCGTGGCACGATCGCGGTTGAAGACGTCAACGTGATGAAGGGCTGA
- the nuoL gene encoding NADH-quinone oxidoreductase subunit L, whose protein sequence is METTLLFAPLVGAILCGFGWKIIGEVAATWISTGLLFLSALLSWVVFLTMDASVTEHIQILRFIESGTLSTDWSIRLDRLTAIMLIVITTVSSLVHLYSFGYMAHDENFRDNESYRPRFFAYLSFFTFAMLMLVTADNLVQMFFGWEGVGVASYLLIGFYYRKPSANAAAIKAFVVNRVGDFGFALGIFALFYLTDSIRLDDIFAAAPDLAEQQLSFLWREWNAANVIAFLLFVGAMGKSAQLFLHTWLPDAMEGPTPVSALIHAATMVTAGVFLVCRMSPIMEFAPEAMMFVTFIGASTAFFAATVGLVQTDIKRVIAYSTCSQLGYMFVAAGVGMYSAAMFHLFTHAFFKAMLFLGAGSVIHSMHHEQDMNNYGGLRKKIPYTFAAMMIGTLAITGVGIPLTHIGFAGFLSKDAIIESAYGGDSMYGFWLLVIAAAMTSFYSWRLMFMTFYGKPRGDKHTHEHAHESPMTMLIPLGVLSLGAVFAGMIWYNSFFGHAEDIGEFYGIPMAEMAEGGAAHVEGAEEAHDDAAATGDDHGETHHGAGFAGAPGEGAIYFGADNHVLDAAHGAPTWVKVSPFIAMLFGFVMAMWFYIWNPSLPARLAASQRPLYLFLLNKWYFDEIYDFIFIRPAKALGRFLWKRGDGGVIDGTLNGIAMGIIPWLTRLAGRAQSGYIFTYAFAMVIGIAVLVTWMTMTGGAH, encoded by the coding sequence ATGGAAACCACACTCCTTTTTGCCCCGCTGGTAGGTGCGATCCTTTGCGGGTTCGGTTGGAAGATCATCGGCGAAGTTGCCGCGACTTGGATTTCAACCGGGCTGTTGTTCCTGTCGGCACTGCTCAGCTGGGTCGTGTTCCTGACCATGGACGCCAGCGTCACTGAGCATATCCAGATCCTACGCTTTATCGAAAGCGGTACACTGAGCACCGATTGGTCGATCCGTTTGGACCGTCTGACGGCGATCATGCTGATCGTGATCACGACAGTGTCGAGCCTCGTACACCTTTATTCCTTTGGCTATATGGCCCATGACGAGAATTTTCGGGATAACGAAAGCTATCGTCCTCGGTTCTTTGCCTACCTGTCGTTCTTTACCTTTGCGATGTTGATGCTGGTGACGGCTGACAACCTTGTGCAGATGTTCTTTGGGTGGGAAGGCGTGGGCGTCGCGTCTTACCTGTTGATTGGCTTTTATTACCGTAAACCAAGTGCGAATGCTGCGGCTATCAAGGCGTTTGTGGTCAACCGTGTTGGTGATTTCGGCTTTGCGCTGGGTATCTTTGCGCTGTTCTATCTGACTGACAGCATCCGTCTTGATGATATATTTGCTGCGGCCCCTGATCTGGCCGAGCAGCAGTTGAGCTTTCTGTGGCGCGAGTGGAATGCGGCCAATGTTATTGCCTTCCTGCTGTTTGTTGGCGCGATGGGTAAATCGGCGCAGTTGTTCCTGCACACTTGGCTTCCTGACGCGATGGAGGGCCCGACCCCTGTGTCGGCACTGATCCATGCCGCGACAATGGTAACCGCCGGTGTTTTCCTTGTGTGCCGCATGTCACCGATCATGGAATTCGCCCCAGAAGCGATGATGTTTGTGACCTTCATCGGCGCAAGCACCGCGTTTTTCGCAGCCACCGTGGGTCTGGTTCAAACCGACATCAAGCGCGTGATTGCTTATTCGACCTGTTCGCAGCTGGGCTATATGTTCGTGGCCGCAGGCGTTGGGATGTACTCGGCTGCGATGTTCCACCTCTTCACCCACGCGTTCTTTAAGGCAATGTTGTTTCTGGGCGCGGGGTCGGTCATTCATTCGATGCACCACGAGCAGGACATGAATAACTACGGCGGTCTGCGCAAAAAGATCCCCTACACTTTCGCGGCGATGATGATTGGTACGTTGGCGATCACAGGCGTTGGCATTCCTCTGACGCATATTGGTTTCGCAGGTTTCCTCAGTAAGGATGCGATTATTGAAAGCGCTTATGGCGGCGATTCAATGTACGGTTTCTGGCTTTTGGTAATCGCTGCTGCGATGACGAGCTTTTACAGCTGGCGCCTGATGTTCATGACGTTCTATGGCAAGCCACGTGGCGACAAGCACACCCATGAGCACGCGCACGAGTCCCCGATGACCATGCTGATCCCACTGGGCGTACTGAGCCTTGGAGCCGTCTTTGCTGGTATGATCTGGTACAACTCCTTCTTTGGTCACGCTGAAGATATTGGCGAGTTCTACGGTATTCCCATGGCTGAGATGGCCGAGGGTGGTGCCGCGCATGTTGAAGGTGCCGAAGAGGCACATGATGATGCCGCGGCTACTGGCGATGATCACGGTGAAACCCATCACGGTGCTGGGTTTGCAGGGGCACCGGGCGAAGGTGCGATCTATTTTGGAGCCGACAACCATGTTCTGGACGCGGCCCATGGCGCGCCCACATGGGTCAAAGTCAGCCCGTTTATTGCGATGCTCTTTGGTTTTGTGATGGCGATGTGGTTCTACATCTGGAACCCAAGCCTGCCTGCGCGTTTGGCAGCAAGCCAGCGCCCGCTATATCTGTTCTTACTTAACAAGTGGTACTTTGATGAGATCTACGACTTTATCTTCATCCGGCCTGCAAAGGCGCTCGGCCGCTTCTTGTGGAAACGTGGGGACGGTGGCGTGATTGACGGCACGCTCAACGGTATTGCGATGGGTATCATTCCGTGGCTCACACGGCTCGCGGGCCGCGCGCAGTCTGGCTATATCTTCACCTACGCTTTTGCGATGGTGATCGGTATTGCTGTGTTGGTGACTTGGATGACGATGACCGGGGGGGCACACTGA